The Thaumasiovibrio subtropicus genome window below encodes:
- the nfsB gene encoding oxygen-insensitive NAD(P)H nitroreductase, with protein MNLTDIALNRYSTKAFDPDKKIPSEQFDQIKSLLRFSPSSVNSQPWHFIIAHSDEGKARFMAGAQGRYEFNGQKIHNASHVILFCAKTDIDDNYLEALLALEDQDGRFTDPSFKDMVHAGRSFFVNMHRFDLKDAQHWMEKQVYLNMGTVLLGAGAMGIDAVPIEGMDMSALNQEFGLTAKGYTAVAAVALGYRDENDFNAALPKSRRSEDDIFTELA; from the coding sequence ATGAACTTGACTGACATTGCGCTAAACCGTTACTCGACCAAAGCATTTGATCCTGACAAAAAGATCCCTTCAGAGCAGTTTGACCAGATTAAATCACTGCTGCGTTTCAGCCCATCCAGCGTCAACTCGCAGCCTTGGCATTTCATCATTGCTCACAGTGACGAAGGCAAAGCACGCTTCATGGCTGGCGCGCAAGGCCGTTATGAGTTTAATGGTCAGAAAATACACAATGCATCACATGTTATTCTGTTCTGTGCAAAAACCGATATTGATGACAACTACCTCGAAGCGCTGCTCGCACTCGAAGATCAAGATGGTCGATTTACCGACCCCTCATTTAAAGACATGGTGCACGCGGGTCGCTCTTTCTTCGTCAACATGCACCGTTTCGATCTAAAAGATGCACAGCACTGGATGGAGAAGCAGGTCTACCTCAACATGGGGACAGTGTTGCTTGGTGCGGGTGCGATGGGTATTGATGCCGTGCCAATTGAAGGCATGGATATGTCAGCACTGAACCAAGAGTTTGGTCTCACCGCAAAAGGTTACACAGCTGTTGCCGCCGTCGCACTGGGCTATCGCGATGAGAACGACTTTAACGCTGCGTTGCCAAAATCACGTCGCAGCGAAGATGACATCTTCACCGAGCTTGCTTAA
- a CDS encoding VOC family protein: MNLNLVEIKAFVPAKDYEQSIRFYHALGFDVLADMGNAASLRCQSCAFMLQNFYLEEHAINTTLHLLVEDAQAWFDKVSGLNLEHEFSAKVTDLSEQRWGMLEFFVVDPSGVLIRIGQQL; encoded by the coding sequence ATGAACTTGAATCTCGTAGAAATTAAGGCGTTTGTTCCAGCGAAGGATTATGAGCAGTCGATACGTTTTTACCATGCACTTGGATTTGATGTGCTGGCGGATATGGGAAATGCGGCTTCCCTCCGATGTCAAAGCTGTGCGTTTATGTTGCAGAACTTCTACCTTGAAGAGCATGCGATCAACACGACATTGCATCTCCTTGTCGAAGATGCGCAAGCTTGGTTTGATAAGGTCAGTGGCTTAAATCTAGAACACGAGTTTTCTGCAAAAGTGACTGATTTATCTGAGCAGCGTTGGGGAATGTTAGAGTTTTTTGTCGTTGACCCGAGTGGTGTACTTATTCGTATTGGCCAGCAGCTTTGA
- a CDS encoding DUF6435 family protein has protein sequence MFSFLKRDPVKKLLKQHALLLEQAMQAQRRGDIRSYSQLTADAEAVYEEIQLIKASQT, from the coding sequence ATGTTTTCATTTCTCAAACGCGATCCAGTCAAAAAGCTGCTCAAACAGCACGCACTATTGCTTGAACAAGCGATGCAAGCACAACGACGAGGGGATATCCGCTCATACTCGCAGCTCACAGCCGACGCAGAGGCAGTCTATGAAGAGATTCAACTGATTAAAGCCTCTCAGACATAA
- a CDS encoding substrate-binding domain-containing protein: protein MATIKDVAKAANVSIATVSRVINQSPKASAAAITAVESAMKRLDYRPNANARALVNQSTHTLGIMVGDIADPFFGTMVKTIDDLAHQHGKHLLLGNGYHDEERERQVIEWLIDSRCDALLLHSKALSDETLIHYANSLSSMVIINRHIPEIADRCISFDVESGAFLATEYLIKHGHKNIGFLSSNQDIEDTRLRLSGYRAALQAHQLPYDERFIEYCTPNEAGGEKAMTYLLSKGLPITAIAAFNDYMAAGALSVLEDNAYDVPHQLSLIGFGDSLIASYLTPKLTTVRYPIHMMAERATQLALNLSGCNVGNLDTRQFVPTLVRRQSVQRLTS, encoded by the coding sequence ATGGCCACAATTAAAGACGTTGCAAAAGCAGCTAACGTATCTATCGCCACCGTATCCCGCGTCATTAATCAATCCCCTAAAGCCAGTGCCGCCGCTATTACCGCCGTCGAGAGCGCAATGAAACGCCTAGATTATCGGCCCAATGCAAATGCACGCGCACTCGTTAATCAGTCCACGCACACCTTAGGAATAATGGTGGGGGATATCGCTGATCCTTTTTTTGGCACCATGGTCAAAACTATCGATGACCTCGCTCATCAACACGGAAAACACCTGCTGCTTGGCAATGGTTACCATGATGAAGAAAGAGAAAGACAGGTGATTGAGTGGCTGATTGATAGCCGTTGTGATGCGCTACTCTTACACAGCAAAGCGCTCAGCGATGAGACACTCATTCACTACGCTAACTCTCTCTCTAGCATGGTGATAATCAATCGCCACATACCCGAAATCGCCGATCGCTGTATCTCTTTTGATGTCGAAAGTGGCGCTTTCTTAGCCACCGAGTATTTGATTAAACACGGCCACAAGAACATTGGCTTTTTGAGCTCAAACCAAGACATTGAAGATACGCGCTTAAGGCTCTCCGGCTACCGCGCGGCACTACAAGCGCACCAGCTTCCTTATGACGAACGGTTTATCGAGTATTGCACGCCCAATGAAGCGGGTGGTGAGAAAGCGATGACCTATCTACTCTCTAAAGGGCTTCCAATCACTGCCATTGCCGCCTTCAATGACTACATGGCAGCAGGGGCGCTATCCGTGTTAGAAGACAATGCCTACGATGTGCCACACCAGCTCTCTTTGATTGGCTTTGGTGACAGTCTCATTGCAAGCTATCTCACCCCAAAACTTACCACTGTTCGCTACCCCATTCACATGATGGCAGAACGCGCCACGCAACTTGCACTCAACCTTTCTGGTTGCAATGTCGGCAACCTAGACACCCGCCAATTTGTGCCAACCTTAGTGCGCAGACAATCGGTTCAACGATTAACAAGTTAA
- a CDS encoding GNAT family N-acetyltransferase, whose protein sequence is MLRLMTEQDIPAVAEIHAINFPRQHHSERWIQCAYQAKPRAIPMVFERDHQVLGFAIWMQKAGFRKEAVVELELFAVTPTAQGQGIGRSMLKEALPLLRHALAEMGASLKHILITTRNDNHAKALYQSALGAEEEAIITNLYSADEVLLIARNL, encoded by the coding sequence ATGTTACGCCTAATGACCGAGCAAGATATCCCTGCCGTTGCAGAGATCCACGCGATTAACTTTCCCCGTCAGCACCATTCAGAACGCTGGATTCAATGTGCTTATCAAGCCAAACCCCGTGCGATCCCCATGGTGTTTGAGCGCGATCATCAAGTGCTAGGGTTTGCTATTTGGATGCAAAAAGCGGGCTTTCGTAAAGAAGCGGTTGTAGAGCTAGAACTGTTTGCGGTGACACCAACGGCGCAAGGACAAGGGATAGGCAGAAGTATGCTCAAAGAGGCGTTGCCATTACTTCGCCACGCCCTTGCGGAAATGGGTGCCAGTTTGAAACACATTCTCATCACAACGCGAAACGATAATCACGCAAAGGCACTGTATCAGTCTGCTCTCGGTGCGGAAGAGGAAGCCATCATTACCAACCTCTATTCTGCTGATGAAGTGCTCCTGATAGCTCGAAATCTATAA
- a CDS encoding outer membrane beta-barrel protein, which produces MRKLITLLSLLAASATHANGLYGTGDSGLYVGYAYGNYKQELAADTNYGLARFKADEWSNKFYGGFQLNENLAVEAFYTDFGRLNFNDTTATDTTATGGALVASFPLGLDFNAYGKVGMHKWRQTLDVNTNHHRRSGNDIVYGAGVSMDVANFNLRFEYERYDMDSDHAGVTSVGIAYRF; this is translated from the coding sequence ATGCGCAAGCTTATCACTCTTCTCTCTCTTCTCGCGGCAAGTGCAACCCATGCCAATGGCCTTTATGGCACCGGAGATTCAGGGCTCTATGTCGGTTATGCCTATGGCAACTACAAACAAGAACTGGCCGCTGATACAAACTATGGCCTCGCTCGTTTTAAAGCCGATGAGTGGAGTAACAAGTTCTATGGCGGTTTCCAGTTGAACGAAAACTTAGCGGTTGAAGCCTTTTACACTGACTTCGGCCGTTTAAACTTTAATGACACCACGGCGACAGACACAACCGCAACTGGTGGCGCGTTAGTGGCGTCGTTTCCTCTTGGCTTAGACTTTAATGCTTACGGTAAAGTCGGTATGCACAAATGGCGCCAAACGTTGGACGTCAATACAAATCACCACCGCCGTTCAGGGAATGACATCGTTTACGGCGCAGGCGTATCTATGGATGTAGCCAACTTCAATCTGCGTTTTGAGTACGAACGTTATGATATGGACAGTGACCACGCAGGTGTCACGAGTGTTGGCATTGCTTACCGCTTTTAA
- a CDS encoding Crp/Fnr family transcriptional regulator, which yields MSQNINLKWNGGSFSVMVALIEVTGPAMIPDALHCHPMNVAKKQVIYRATQHANGFYYLEEGLVGLYRITETGKESLLRVYGRGDYFGYRSLFSQQRYHLTTRTLLPTSLQHIHLKSIDELQQHAPDLLKFLMTSVCQELGEAEQRMADIAGHSAAVRIVDAILYLFKQFDYYPWTSREIAEFSGTETQTVIRVCRQLKQRELLDPNSRKISPLDFNRLQSYRVALIGETR from the coding sequence ATGTCCCAGAACATAAACTTAAAGTGGAATGGCGGTTCATTTTCAGTTATGGTCGCCCTAATTGAAGTCACCGGACCTGCTATGATCCCCGATGCATTGCATTGCCACCCTATGAACGTGGCCAAAAAACAAGTCATCTATCGCGCGACACAACATGCGAATGGTTTCTACTATTTAGAAGAGGGCTTAGTCGGGCTGTATCGCATCACAGAAACCGGGAAAGAAAGCTTGCTGCGTGTCTATGGCCGAGGCGATTACTTCGGCTATCGAAGCCTCTTTAGTCAGCAACGCTATCATTTGACTACCCGTACGTTGTTACCGACATCGCTACAACACATTCATTTGAAAAGCATCGATGAACTACAACAACATGCCCCCGATTTACTCAAGTTCCTGATGACATCGGTCTGTCAAGAACTCGGGGAAGCCGAGCAACGTATGGCGGATATCGCAGGCCACTCTGCCGCGGTGCGCATTGTCGATGCGATCTTGTACCTGTTTAAACAGTTTGATTACTACCCTTGGACGAGCCGAGAGATCGCTGAATTCAGCGGGACCGAAACCCAAACGGTGATTCGTGTTTGCCGTCAGTTAAAACAACGTGAGTTGCTTGACCCCAACAGCCGCAAGATCTCACCTTTAGATTTCAATCGCTTACAAAGCTATCGCGTTGCGCTCATCGGTGAAACTCGTTAA
- a CDS encoding sulfite exporter TauE/SafE family protein: MDIFSLLFSLDTLLKLGFGTLIGLCLGLTGVGGGVLIIPVLTVFFGMQTIMAVGTASLISSIVKVNAGFAHIKAGNVAWRPLRWMLLGAIPMTLATTSGILLLNQHQVWGPRVALAVEATIVGVMVFALISIFRKYRTATKPQTEVSRSTSTAVMSGMACGSILGSTGVGGGVMLLPAFNTVMGVDIKKSIGSSVVMALVLSALTALNYGRGGQSDMLAAIVMSLGAFIGVPIAVRLLKKLSDSQIYLFTLVIISISLALTLLH; this comes from the coding sequence ATGGACATTTTTTCTCTGCTTTTTTCTCTCGATACGCTATTGAAACTGGGTTTTGGCACTTTGATCGGTCTGTGTTTGGGGCTGACGGGTGTTGGCGGCGGAGTGCTGATAATACCAGTATTGACCGTCTTTTTTGGCATGCAAACCATTATGGCCGTCGGAACGGCAAGCTTGATCTCCTCTATTGTGAAAGTGAATGCTGGGTTTGCGCACATTAAAGCTGGGAATGTAGCTTGGCGGCCATTACGTTGGATGTTATTGGGCGCGATTCCGATGACACTCGCGACTACTTCAGGGATTTTGTTGTTAAATCAGCACCAGGTCTGGGGGCCTCGTGTGGCGTTGGCTGTTGAGGCGACCATTGTGGGCGTGATGGTGTTTGCATTGATTTCGATTTTTAGAAAGTACCGAACCGCAACGAAGCCACAGACGGAAGTATCGCGCTCAACCTCGACGGCGGTGATGTCAGGCATGGCATGCGGATCGATTTTGGGGTCGACTGGTGTGGGAGGCGGTGTGATGCTGTTACCCGCCTTTAATACCGTGATGGGCGTAGACATTAAAAAGTCGATCGGTTCTTCTGTAGTGATGGCATTAGTGCTTTCTGCGTTGACAGCCTTGAACTATGGCCGCGGCGGACAGAGTGACATGTTAGCGGCGATTGTGATGTCTCTGGGCGCATTTATTGGCGTGCCGATTGCCGTGCGATTATTGAAAAAGCTCTCTGATAGTCAGATTTATCTGTTTACATTAGTCATCATCAGTATCAGCTTAGCGCTGACGCTGCTGCATTAA
- a CDS encoding PQQ-dependent sugar dehydrogenase, giving the protein MRTLSTAAITLTLSLTSYSSHALDVEPVASGLVVPWGMAFIDAHQLLVTERNGTVKWLNIARNQQQSLTKPDDVAASGQGGLLDIAIDPNATNTVYLTYSKQTSKGAVTALATSQLQQGSLSPWQDILVSVSATGTSRHYGSRITFDGEGSVYLSIGDRGERDNGQDLSTHAGAILRLNKDGSAVESNPFNKQENALPEIFSYGHRNPQGLYFDNHTQSLWSIEHGPRGGDEINLIEQGQNYGWATVSHGKEYWGPISVGEAKSLPGMEDPKLVYIPSIAPSGLVLYRGERYPSLDGKLLAGALKLTHINVVGIHNGELKEEARLFEDLGERIRDIEVSPDGLIYFSTDSGTIYRIKPEL; this is encoded by the coding sequence ATGAGAACACTCTCTACTGCTGCTATCACGTTGACGCTTTCCCTTACTAGCTATTCATCGCACGCACTCGACGTAGAACCCGTCGCCTCAGGGCTTGTTGTACCATGGGGTATGGCCTTCATCGATGCGCATCAACTACTCGTCACCGAACGAAATGGCACCGTTAAATGGCTAAACATTGCTCGCAACCAACAGCAATCCTTGACTAAACCCGATGATGTCGCCGCTTCCGGCCAAGGGGGATTGCTCGATATTGCTATCGACCCGAATGCGACCAACACCGTCTACTTAACCTACAGCAAGCAAACCTCAAAAGGCGCGGTCACTGCTTTGGCAACCAGTCAACTTCAGCAAGGTTCGCTGAGCCCTTGGCAGGATATCCTCGTTTCTGTCTCCGCTACGGGCACGAGTCGACACTATGGCAGTCGCATCACTTTTGATGGCGAAGGTAGCGTTTACCTCAGTATTGGTGATCGCGGCGAACGTGATAATGGTCAGGACCTTAGCACACACGCCGGGGCCATTTTACGCCTCAATAAAGATGGCAGTGCCGTTGAATCCAACCCCTTTAACAAGCAAGAAAATGCCCTACCAGAAATCTTCAGTTATGGTCACCGTAACCCACAAGGCCTCTATTTCGATAACCATACCCAATCACTCTGGTCGATCGAGCATGGCCCTCGTGGCGGTGATGAAATCAACTTAATTGAGCAAGGCCAGAACTATGGTTGGGCGACCGTTTCGCACGGTAAAGAGTATTGGGGCCCTATCTCAGTGGGCGAAGCCAAAAGCTTGCCCGGCATGGAGGATCCTAAACTGGTTTATATTCCCTCCATCGCCCCCTCTGGCTTAGTCCTGTATCGCGGTGAACGGTACCCAAGCTTAGATGGCAAACTCCTTGCGGGTGCATTAAAGCTTACCCATATCAATGTGGTTGGGATTCACAACGGTGAACTCAAAGAAGAAGCGCGACTTTTTGAAGATTTAGGTGAGCGGATTCGCGATATTGAAGTCAGCCCAGATGGGTTAATTTACTTCTCAACCGACAGCGGGACCATTTACAGAATAAAACCAGAGCTATGA
- a CDS encoding LysR family transcriptional regulator: MNLSQIDLNLLFVLKHLLEEKHVSNTAMALNMSQSAVSRALQKMRLFFDDELLVRKKYGYELTPKAESVKHDINTVITSLEALAHKQSFEPETVSSTVKFYGLVPQINTLMPKVIAEIRRQAPNLIVSIDSTPKRHFDALVDGDVHFALSSHQPPSSEQSIYRMAIAKRSFRLLMSREHPLADKELTPEILVDYDFGQVSLQGEKRLSFEHKYQELGLATKKQCLSAPVQLNNFSSAASIAAETEIVFHLPTPFAESACQDPRLITREVPQALRLDFQEVYLYWHKRFHDDPMCEWVRALFKQLYVGEDTLA, encoded by the coding sequence ATGAACCTTTCACAAATTGATCTAAATTTGCTGTTTGTATTGAAGCATTTGTTAGAAGAGAAACATGTCTCGAATACCGCGATGGCCTTGAATATGAGTCAGTCAGCCGTCAGCAGAGCACTGCAAAAAATGCGGTTATTTTTTGATGATGAATTATTAGTGAGAAAGAAGTATGGCTATGAACTAACACCGAAAGCTGAATCAGTGAAACATGATATCAATACGGTTATTACCAGTTTAGAAGCATTGGCACATAAGCAATCTTTTGAGCCCGAAACCGTGAGTAGTACTGTCAAATTTTATGGTCTTGTCCCCCAAATAAATACGTTAATGCCAAAGGTGATTGCAGAGATTAGAAGACAAGCACCCAACCTGATCGTGAGTATTGATTCTACCCCGAAACGCCATTTTGATGCATTGGTTGATGGCGATGTGCACTTTGCTCTCTCTTCTCATCAGCCTCCAAGCTCAGAGCAAAGTATCTATCGCATGGCTATCGCTAAGCGTAGTTTCCGCCTGTTAATGAGTCGCGAGCACCCGCTAGCAGATAAAGAACTTACCCCAGAAATATTGGTTGATTATGATTTTGGGCAAGTGTCTTTGCAGGGTGAAAAACGCCTCTCCTTCGAGCATAAGTACCAAGAGCTTGGTTTAGCGACGAAAAAGCAATGCTTGTCGGCCCCGGTACAGCTAAACAATTTTAGTTCAGCTGCGAGTATCGCTGCGGAAACAGAAATTGTTTTTCATTTACCGACGCCATTTGCTGAATCTGCTTGCCAAGATCCCCGCTTGATAACAAGAGAAGTGCCGCAAGCACTTCGTTTGGACTTTCAAGAAGTCTACCTGTACTGGCATAAACGCTTTCATGATGACCCCATGTGTGAGTGGGTTAGAGCTTTGTTTAAGCAGCTTTATGTCGGAGAAGACACATTAGCGTAA
- a CDS encoding TonB-dependent receptor domain-containing protein: MNTITHLVRSPLSLIVSAVFAAIPGYGFANEGTANTNDSETIVVTASGYEHIVTEAPATISVITRETLENRSYKDLTDALRDIPGVTVTGGGDSRDISIRGMPAKYTAILVDGRKQSGRELQTNGSTFTEQDWLPPLKNIERIEIVRGPMSTLYGSDALGGVINIITRKDFQEWHSSVRAETILQENSDSGNSHQGQVMLAGPIVDGLLSASLSGLYQERKEDEIDGGYAGKTLENYRAAIHLTPTIDDTFSFEFTQHEQERETTMGSTVSRESQAGERRYDRTSMSLSHSGHYNWGTGTSFVSTETVQNLGAKKEVENLLVNTQWTLPVEGHFVTFGASFDSKQLDDDKLNLTSKNDQWSLFIEDEWSLSDAFTLTAGLRYDRNDTFNGHLSPRVYGVWMIDNDWTLKGGVSTGYRAPSLTEMDKEWVQESCRGRCGVYGNPDLKPESSVNTEMGLYYADVHDLSANVTVFYSDFKDKIENEFADPACTDRRKCDRTYVNISDATVYGVESAVSKSLSENVTLSATYSYTRSEKNTDDDDNGLPLVQAPQYVASLNGNWAMTETVNSWARVNYQGKEKDNITSTSSRTLSPAVTYVDLGANWRITDDVKIMGGIYNLFDKQTSEEEFGYIEDGRRYWLAIEAAF; this comes from the coding sequence ATGAACACCATTACACACTTAGTACGCTCTCCGCTCTCTTTGATTGTTTCCGCCGTTTTTGCCGCGATTCCAGGTTATGGATTCGCTAATGAAGGTACAGCGAACACAAATGATTCAGAAACCATTGTTGTGACTGCTTCAGGTTATGAACACATCGTGACAGAAGCGCCTGCGACGATCAGCGTGATCACACGTGAAACCCTCGAGAATCGCTCTTACAAAGATCTGACCGATGCGTTAAGAGATATACCGGGTGTTACGGTAACGGGTGGCGGCGATAGTAGAGATATATCAATTCGTGGCATGCCTGCAAAGTACACGGCAATACTTGTGGATGGTCGAAAGCAATCAGGAAGGGAGTTGCAGACAAATGGCAGCACCTTTACAGAGCAAGACTGGCTTCCACCACTTAAAAACATTGAACGCATCGAAATTGTAAGAGGGCCAATGTCGACATTGTACGGCTCTGATGCGTTGGGCGGTGTGATTAACATTATTACCCGTAAAGATTTTCAAGAGTGGCATAGTAGTGTCCGCGCTGAAACAATACTCCAAGAGAACTCAGACTCAGGGAATAGTCATCAGGGGCAAGTTATGCTGGCGGGGCCAATTGTTGATGGTCTATTGAGTGCTTCGTTATCGGGGTTATATCAGGAACGAAAAGAAGATGAGATAGATGGTGGTTACGCGGGTAAAACCTTAGAAAATTATCGCGCTGCTATCCATTTAACCCCAACAATTGATGATACGTTCTCCTTCGAATTTACCCAGCACGAGCAAGAACGTGAAACAACAATGGGAAGTACTGTCTCTCGCGAGTCTCAGGCCGGGGAGCGCCGTTACGATCGCACATCAATGAGCCTTTCACATTCAGGGCATTACAATTGGGGGACAGGAACCTCTTTCGTTTCAACTGAAACAGTGCAGAACCTTGGTGCGAAGAAAGAGGTTGAGAACTTATTGGTAAATACGCAATGGACTCTGCCAGTTGAGGGACACTTTGTGACTTTTGGAGCCTCGTTTGATAGCAAACAGCTTGATGATGATAAGTTGAACCTCACTTCGAAAAATGATCAATGGTCACTGTTTATTGAAGATGAGTGGTCCCTTTCAGATGCCTTTACACTAACAGCAGGCTTGCGATATGACCGAAATGACACCTTTAATGGCCACTTGAGTCCGCGTGTTTATGGTGTGTGGATGATAGACAATGACTGGACATTAAAGGGCGGCGTGTCAACAGGATACCGCGCGCCCAGTCTGACAGAGATGGATAAAGAGTGGGTGCAAGAGAGCTGCCGAGGACGCTGCGGTGTATACGGTAACCCCGACCTTAAACCAGAGTCTTCAGTTAACACTGAGATGGGACTTTATTATGCAGACGTTCATGACTTATCTGCCAATGTGACCGTTTTTTATAGTGATTTTAAAGATAAGATAGAGAATGAGTTTGCCGATCCAGCGTGTACCGATAGACGAAAATGTGACCGTACTTATGTCAACATCAGTGATGCAACGGTATACGGGGTTGAAAGTGCCGTCTCTAAGAGCCTGAGCGAAAACGTCACATTGAGTGCGACATATTCTTATACGCGCAGCGAGAAAAACACCGATGATGATGATAACGGTTTGCCATTAGTACAGGCGCCGCAGTATGTTGCATCCTTGAATGGTAACTGGGCGATGACAGAAACAGTGAACTCATGGGCCCGAGTGAACTATCAAGGTAAAGAGAAAGATAACATCACAAGCACTAGTTCCCGCACATTATCTCCAGCGGTCACATACGTTGATTTAGGCGCGAACTGGCGTATTACCGACGATGTTAAAATTATGGGTGGTATATACAATCTATTTGATAAGCAAACGTCAGAAGAAGAGTTTGGTTATATCGAAGATGGGCGACGCTATTGGCTCGCGATTGAGGCGGCATTCTAA
- a CDS encoding alpha/beta hydrolase codes for MNQVIKKATLGLCVTLLSLSSANANQRYHVEKDIVFKTVGEREIKLDLYTPLAVSDAPYPLLVWVHGGAWKRGSKGAIPEKNPRLLESVLNEGYALASIDYRLSGEANFPAPVQDINDALNFLNEHAESYHLQAETLVMMGRSAGGHLAGLVGATNSAYTDVNFYATPQYKVAAVVSFFGPTDLLALGFKGNQVVSERSSVARFLGGIPSDIPEVAKQASTTSYINANTPPYIQFHGTLDKRVPLSQSEALKQQLDQYQVENLLFIEEGVGHSAPVFDTNKYVSHVIQFLSTHYPSK; via the coding sequence ATGAATCAGGTGATAAAAAAAGCGACTTTGGGTTTATGCGTAACACTACTTTCTTTGTCTTCGGCCAATGCGAATCAGCGCTATCACGTTGAGAAAGACATTGTTTTTAAAACGGTTGGAGAACGAGAAATTAAACTTGATCTATACACGCCACTGGCAGTCAGTGACGCCCCCTATCCGTTGCTTGTCTGGGTACATGGCGGGGCATGGAAGCGGGGAAGTAAAGGGGCGATACCGGAGAAGAACCCACGACTATTAGAGTCGGTCTTGAATGAAGGCTATGCACTGGCGTCAATTGATTATCGGTTAAGTGGTGAAGCGAATTTTCCTGCACCTGTACAAGATATTAATGATGCGTTGAATTTCTTGAATGAGCATGCTGAGAGTTATCATCTTCAAGCCGAAACTTTAGTCATGATGGGACGCTCTGCGGGCGGTCACTTGGCAGGCTTAGTCGGCGCAACAAACTCAGCTTATACCGATGTTAACTTCTACGCGACACCACAATATAAAGTTGCGGCGGTAGTGAGTTTCTTTGGTCCGACCGATTTACTGGCATTGGGTTTTAAAGGCAATCAAGTGGTGAGTGAACGGTCTTCGGTCGCAAGGTTTTTAGGTGGTATCCCTAGTGATATCCCGGAGGTTGCGAAACAGGCGTCAACGACTTCTTATATCAACGCAAATACACCGCCTTATATACAGTTTCACGGGACACTTGATAAACGCGTACCACTCTCTCAAAGTGAAGCGTTAAAGCAACAACTCGATCAGTATCAAGTAGAGAACTTGCTTTTCATTGAAGAAGGGGTAGGGCATAGCGCTCCGGTGTTTGATACTAACAAGTATGTATCACATGTCATACAGTTCCTATCTACACATTATCCGAGTAAATAG